The Sinorhizobium fredii genome contains the following window.
AGCCCGGCGTTGAAACTGTCGCCGGCGCCGGTTGTGTCGGCGCAGGCAACAGGCTCCGTCGCATGACGGAAATATTCCCCGCCGGGACCGACGCCCGCACATCCCTCCTTGCCGAGCTTGGCAATCAGCCAACCGCCGCAGAGTTTACCGACATGCTCCAATGCGTCGTCGACATTGCTGCACCCGCTGATGGCGACAAGTTCCTGAGCGTTGGGAATGAAACAGTCGACGATCGCCAGGTAAGATCTCAGATCTGCCAGGACGGCTTCAGACCAGCCGAACTGATCGGAACCGGGATCGAAGAAGCTGAGCGCGCCTGACGCCTTGATCAGTCTGAGCTGACGCAGCGTGCTCTTCTGAAGCGCCGGCGTGGTAAAGTAGCCGGTCAGAAGCACGAGATCTGACTGGTAGGCCGAATGGGCGATATCCTCGAACGCAAAATGCTCCAGATGGCCGCGTGCCGCAATGAAGCTTCGATCCTTGGCATCCGACTCGAATGCAAGTGAAATCGTCGTTGGCAATTCCGGCACGACTTTAAGCAACGAGAGATCGACGCCGGCTTCCGCGAGGCCTGCTCTCACCGCGCGGCCGACAACATCGTCACCGATCGTGGCATGCAGCTGAACAGCTGCACCCATCGAAGCCAGGACAGCCGCCGTTGTTCCAGCGGCCCCGCCCGCACGGAAACAGATGGAATCGACCAGCATTTCCGCGCCTGGCGCCGGCCATTCGTCGACCGCTCTCGACACGATATCGGCCGCGACATTGCCGATGACAGAAATTGTTTTCAGCATGGAAAGACGTCCGCTTCTTCTGGCAGGATTGCCGGGGAGACCAATGACCAAGCTCTGCTCGGAACTACAGTCGCAGCCCTTGCGAAGCCTCGAAGAAATGCAGTCCTTGGGGCGCGATGCTGAGCCGGACCATCTGCCCTGGCTTGACGTCAATGCTCGCGGGCGCCGTCAGGATCAGGTCCTGCCCCCCGACGCGTGTCGAGATAAGTTGCTCTGGACCGGTCAGCTCGACGAGATTGACATTGGCTTCGATC
Protein-coding sequences here:
- a CDS encoding carbohydrate kinase family protein, coding for MLKTISVIGNVAADIVSRAVDEWPAPGAEMLVDSICFRAGGAAGTTAAVLASMGAAVQLHATIGDDVVGRAVRAGLAEAGVDLSLLKVVPELPTTISLAFESDAKDRSFIAARGHLEHFAFEDIAHSAYQSDLVLLTGYFTTPALQKSTLRQLRLIKASGALSFFDPGSDQFGWSEAVLADLRSYLAIVDCFIPNAQELVAISGCSNVDDALEHVGKLCGGWLIAKLGKEGCAGVGPGGEYFRHATEPVACADTTGAGDSFNAGLLYGLSKGMGWSDAARLGSRVATAVLRKPKEARILSPQEALDLV